GGATCGGCGGGGAGTCGCGGAGCAGCCGGGTCGCTGGGCACCGGAGCGAACGGCGGGCGGGGACTGCCCCGAGGACCGCCTTCCCCGCGGGGGCGGGGCCAGCGCGGCTGCTGCTGCGGCGGCGGCGGCCTCGGGCGCCCTGCTCGGCGCCTATTTGGAGCGCCACGGTCCGCCCGCGGCCTCGGACTTGCCGGCGCCTGCCGGGGCGTTGGTGGGCGGCCCCGGGAGCGGCTGCGTGGTGGTCGGGGTGGCCGAGGTGAGAAACTGGCGGTGCTGCTGCCTCGGCAGCACCTGTTGGTGCCGGAGCCTCGTGCTGGTGTGCGTGCTGGCCGCCCTGTGCTTCGCTTCCCTGGCCCTGGTCCGCCGCTATCTGCAGCACCTCCTGCTCTGGGTGGAGAGCCTCGACTCACTGCTCGGTGTCCTGCTTTTCGTCGTGGGCTTCATCGTGGTCTCCTTCCCCTGCGGCTGGGGCTACATCGTGCTCAATGTGGCGGCCGGCTACCTGTATGGCTTCGTGCTAGGCATGGGGCTCATGGTAGTGGGCGTCCTCATCGGCACCTTCATCGCTCATGTGGTTTGCAAGCGGCTCCTCACCGCCTGGGTGGCCGCCAGGATCCAAAGCAGTGACAAACTGAGTGCCGTTATCCGTGTCGTGGAGGGAGGAAGCGGCCTGAAGGTGGTGGCGCTGGCCCGGCTGACTCCCATACCTTTTGGGCTTCAGAATGCAGTGTTTTCGGTAAGTGGGGTCCCTTTGGCCTGCCCCTTTCCCGAAATCT
This DNA window, taken from Cricetulus griseus strain 17A/GY chromosome 2, alternate assembly CriGri-PICRH-1.0, whole genome shotgun sequence, encodes the following:
- the LOC103161026 gene encoding transmembrane protein 64, which codes for MRSPGGSLLHTLPRALQHSDRRGVAEQPGRWAPERTAGGDCPEDRLPRGGGASAAAAAAAAASGALLGAYLERHGPPAASDLPAPAGALVGGPGSGCVVVGVAEVRNWRCCCLGSTCWCRSLVLVCVLAALCFASLALVRRYLQHLLLWVESLDSLLGVLLFVVGFIVVSFPCGWGYIVLNVAAGYLYGFVLGMGLMVVGVLIGTFIAHVVCKRLLTAWVAARIQSSDKLSAVIRVVEGGSGLKVVALARLTPIPFGLQNAVFSIADLSLPNYLMASSVGLLPTQLLNSYLGTTLRTMEDVIAEQSVSGYFVFCLQIVISIGLMFYVVHRAQVELKAAIVACEMELKTSLVKGSEPDPSGPSFYNKRTLTFSGGGINIV